In Bacillota bacterium, a single genomic region encodes these proteins:
- the yabG gene encoding sporulation peptidase YabG, producing METIKQGDIVARRSYQGDVFFKVIEVLFEDQGQAVAILKGLDVRLLADAPLSDLRRVEPVELRSYRENLLKRNADCFRRISQRQHLVRQQAVREVAVNDGDQDFFELPGTVLHLDGDPDYLDFCLSAYKQLGVTAAGVEVPEEQQPERVVDLIRKHSPDILVLTGHDALLKEAHGIADPENYRNTLFFLEAVKSARRIQPSRDDLIIFAGACQSNFEAIINAGANYASAPKRVLIHCLDPVFIAQEVAFTPVSQFVDLRELIGSTITGKEGIGGIETRGKFRLGFPRAC from the coding sequence ATGGAGACCATCAAACAAGGGGATATTGTCGCCCGTCGTTCCTACCAGGGTGATGTATTCTTCAAAGTCATAGAAGTGCTGTTTGAGGACCAGGGTCAGGCGGTGGCGATACTGAAGGGACTGGATGTCAGACTACTAGCCGATGCTCCCTTGTCCGACCTAAGAAGAGTGGAGCCGGTTGAGCTTAGATCTTATCGGGAGAATCTGCTTAAACGCAACGCTGATTGTTTTCGGCGCATCAGCCAGCGCCAACACCTGGTTCGCCAACAGGCGGTACGTGAGGTGGCCGTGAACGACGGGGACCAAGATTTTTTTGAGTTACCGGGGACTGTGCTTCATCTGGATGGAGACCCTGATTACCTGGACTTTTGTCTCAGCGCTTATAAACAGCTGGGAGTTACCGCCGCCGGGGTTGAAGTCCCAGAAGAGCAGCAACCTGAGCGGGTCGTGGACTTAATTAGGAAGCACTCCCCGGATATCTTAGTACTAACAGGGCACGATGCCCTCCTAAAGGAAGCCCATGGTATAGCAGATCCGGAAAACTATCGTAACACTCTGTTTTTCTTGGAAGCGGTGAAGAGTGCCCGCCGCATTCAGCCTTCTCGAGATGATCTGATAATATTTGCCGGTGCCTGTCAGTCCAACTTCGAAGCCATTATTAACGCCGGCGCCAATTATGCCAGTGCACCGAAGCGAGTTCTAATCCACTGTCTGGATCCGGTGTTTATCGCCCAAGAGGTGGCTTTTACGCCGGTTTCACAATTTGTCGACCTGCGGGAGCTTATTGGTAGTACCATTACAGGCAAGGAAGGTATCGGCGGAATTGAGACCCGGGGCAAATTCCGCCTGGGTTTTCCAAGAGCCTGTTAA
- a CDS encoding ribonuclease J: MVKKRYKKSIRREKRVSEAPVTLIPLGGTREIGKNMTVVEYGDDIVVIDAGVAFPDEELLGIDLVIPNIDYLLEHRERVRGIVLTHGHEDHIGALPYVLPRLNVPVYGTKLTIGLVKKKLEEHRLERQAKLQVVTPGGKPVRLGSIAVEWIRTNHSIPDGSALAIHTPAGIVVHSGDFKIDPTPIDDRRTDVSRLSALGEKGVLALFCDATNAEVPGYTPSEKVVGETFDQVFEAAEQRILIATFASNIHRIQQAIDTAVRYGRKVGIAGRSMRENIAVAEELGFLIIPKGTLVELDELNRLPDEKTVLLTTGSQGEPMAALTRMANNDHRQVEIRSGDTVIISATPIPGNESLVGRTIDNLFRLGAEVIYKEVAKVHVSGHASQEEIKFLVNMVQPAYLIPFHGEYRHLAAFLKIAEELGYSRDRVIIPEIGDRIEVSRRAGVISGQVTSGPVFIDGLGIGDVGHIVLRDRMSLAENGVLVVVVVMDKQKGKFLSGPDIITRGFVYVRESEALLEQARKQAIAVLAEIEDKNITEWSVIKMKIQETLDVYFDAVTGRRPTILPIIIEV, from the coding sequence ATGGTTAAAAAAAGATACAAGAAGTCCATAAGGAGGGAGAAACGAGTGTCAGAGGCCCCGGTGACGTTGATACCGCTGGGCGGTACGCGAGAAATCGGCAAGAATATGACCGTGGTGGAATATGGTGACGATATTGTCGTCATCGATGCCGGGGTTGCTTTTCCCGACGAAGAGCTGTTGGGAATTGATCTGGTGATTCCGAATATCGATTATTTGCTCGAACACAGGGAGCGAGTGCGGGGTATTGTTCTCACCCATGGTCATGAAGATCATATTGGGGCTTTGCCGTACGTTCTTCCTCGTTTGAATGTACCTGTCTACGGCACCAAACTGACGATCGGGTTAGTGAAGAAGAAACTGGAAGAGCATCGCCTGGAGCGCCAGGCCAAACTGCAGGTGGTTACACCGGGGGGCAAGCCGGTAAGGCTAGGGAGCATTGCGGTGGAATGGATTCGGACCAACCATAGTATTCCAGATGGTTCTGCCCTGGCTATCCATACGCCGGCCGGAATCGTTGTTCACTCCGGTGATTTCAAGATCGACCCTACGCCCATCGATGACCGCCGTACCGACGTGAGCCGGTTGTCGGCTTTGGGGGAGAAAGGGGTGCTGGCACTATTTTGTGACGCCACCAATGCCGAAGTGCCAGGTTATACACCGTCGGAGAAAGTGGTGGGCGAGACCTTCGACCAAGTGTTCGAAGCAGCCGAACAACGTATACTGATCGCTACTTTTGCCTCCAATATTCATCGGATACAGCAAGCCATCGATACGGCGGTTCGATACGGACGCAAAGTGGGCATTGCCGGCCGCAGCATGCGGGAAAACATTGCCGTGGCCGAAGAACTGGGTTTTCTGATTATACCCAAGGGGACCCTAGTCGAATTGGATGAACTAAACCGGCTACCGGACGAAAAGACCGTGCTCCTTACCACCGGCAGCCAAGGCGAACCCATGGCCGCACTCACCCGTATGGCTAACAATGATCACCGCCAGGTGGAGATTCGCTCCGGGGACACGGTGATTATTTCTGCCACCCCAATTCCGGGTAACGAGAGCTTAGTGGGGCGCACCATCGACAATCTGTTTCGTCTGGGGGCCGAGGTTATCTATAAAGAAGTGGCCAAGGTACATGTTTCCGGCCATGCCAGCCAAGAAGAGATTAAATTCCTGGTTAACATGGTCCAGCCGGCCTATCTTATTCCCTTCCACGGGGAGTACCGCCATTTAGCGGCTTTTCTAAAGATAGCCGAAGAGCTGGGCTACAGTCGCGATCGGGTGATTATACCGGAGATCGGTGACCGCATTGAGGTCAGCCGCAGGGCGGGCGTCATTTCCGGGCAGGTTACTTCCGGACCGGTGTTCATCGACGGGCTAGGGATCGGTGATGTGGGGCACATTGTACTTCGCGATCGCATGTCGTTGGCAGAAAACGGTGTGCTGGTGGTGGTTGTGGTGATGGATAAGCAGAAAGGCAAGTTTTTGTCCGGACCCGACATTATTACCCGTGGCTTTGTTTATGTACGCGAATCCGAAGCACTGCTGGAACAAGCGAGGAAACAGGCGATAGCAGTGCTGGCAGAAATTGAAGACAAAAACATCACCGAATGGTCGGTGATTAAGATGAAGATCCAAGAGACACTGGACGTTTATTTTGATGCTGTAACCGGACGTCGCCCTACTATTTTGCCGATCATCATCGAAGTGTAA
- the thiI gene encoding tRNA 4-thiouridine(8) synthase ThiI: protein MEQLILARYGEVGLKGKNRRFFENQLIKQMEQALDGLPLKGITRTYGRIYVTMAGEVEEALRRLSYVLGLVAVSPTQSAPLDLEEIKAAAVRAMQGAAAEGYTTFKVETRRPNKAFPIKSPAVSRETGAEILRQVPGLTVDVHSPQVTLQIELREQRAYLYWRQLPCPGGLPLGVSGRSVLLLSGGIDSPVAGWMAMSRGLEIVPVYFHSFPFTSDRAKEKVVDLCRVLARYSGLVKLYVIPFTKIQTALREGGREDLQTIFMRRMMMRLAGRVAEKEGAGALITGESLGQVASQTLPSLAVTEAVVDVPVLRPLIGLDKQEIVKRAQDLGTYSISIRPYDDCCTVFVPRHPETRPDPEAVAVKEAGLVAAELIEEALTEAEILFITSDWEGS from the coding sequence GTGGAACAGCTGATACTGGCCCGCTATGGCGAGGTGGGCCTAAAAGGTAAAAACCGCCGTTTTTTCGAAAACCAATTGATAAAACAGATGGAGCAGGCTCTGGACGGGCTTCCCCTCAAGGGTATAACTCGAACTTATGGTCGTATTTACGTGACCATGGCGGGAGAAGTAGAGGAGGCTTTGCGCCGGCTGTCTTATGTACTTGGCTTGGTGGCAGTGAGTCCGACCCAGAGTGCTCCTTTGGACTTAGAGGAAATCAAAGCCGCTGCGGTCCGAGCTATGCAAGGGGCGGCCGCTGAGGGTTATACTACGTTTAAGGTGGAGACCCGCCGCCCCAATAAGGCTTTCCCGATTAAATCGCCGGCAGTGAGCCGCGAAACAGGGGCCGAAATTCTAAGGCAGGTACCGGGTCTGACTGTAGACGTACACTCGCCGCAGGTGACACTTCAAATTGAACTCCGGGAGCAGCGAGCTTATCTCTATTGGCGCCAGCTGCCGTGTCCGGGGGGTCTGCCCCTGGGAGTCAGCGGTCGGTCGGTGCTGCTCCTTTCCGGCGGCATTGACAGCCCAGTGGCCGGGTGGATGGCCATGAGCCGCGGCTTGGAGATTGTACCGGTTTATTTCCACAGCTTTCCCTTTACCAGCGACCGAGCGAAGGAAAAGGTGGTGGATCTGTGTCGGGTCCTGGCCCGGTACAGCGGTCTGGTTAAGCTCTATGTAATTCCCTTTACCAAGATTCAGACAGCCCTACGGGAAGGTGGCCGCGAAGATCTGCAGACAATATTTATGCGGCGGATGATGATGCGCTTAGCCGGCCGTGTGGCCGAAAAAGAAGGAGCCGGGGCCCTGATTACAGGGGAAAGCTTGGGCCAGGTGGCCAGCCAGACGTTGCCCAGTCTAGCTGTTACCGAGGCAGTAGTGGATGTGCCTGTGCTGCGGCCGCTTATCGGTCTTGATAAACAAGAGATTGTTAAGCGGGCGCAAGATTTAGGAACGTATAGCATCTCTATTCGCCCTTACGATGATTGCTGTACGGTGTTTGTACCGCGCCACCCAGAGACGCGCCCGGATCCAGAGGCAGTAGCGGTGAAAGAGGCTGGCTTGGTGGCAGCGGAGCTTATCGAGGAAGCCCTAACCGAAGCGGAAATACTGTTTATAACAAGTGATTGGGAAGGAAGCTAA
- a CDS encoding cysteine desulfurase, which translates to MAEVYLDNSATTCVHPQVAEAIMTALRENYGNPSSAHRRGQAAEQAVKKARRQVAWILRAEPGEIYFTSGGTESNNWALAGTAQARVRQGKQLITTQVEHPSVLEVFRRLEEQGFTVTYVPVDEYGLIDLEALAAALGPETTLVSIMYVNNEVGSIMPLADIARLLKQKAPQAVWHVDAVQGFAKLPLFPHDLGIDLISISGHKIQGPKGVGALFVRQGLRVKPLILGGGQENGYRSGTENVPGIMGLGLAAELMWERRVEAGAHLAGLKERLRQRVQAEIPAVYANGPQDSRGAPHILNLSFPGVKGEVLLHALEDKGIYVSTGSACSSHQAPGSHVLKAMGLVPQRLDGAVRFSFSPDNTRAEIDYTADCLREVVPELRRLMQ; encoded by the coding sequence ATGGCGGAAGTTTACTTAGATAACAGTGCCACCACGTGTGTACACCCACAGGTGGCGGAGGCGATAATGACAGCCCTGCGGGAGAATTATGGCAATCCGTCCTCGGCTCACCGCCGGGGCCAAGCAGCGGAGCAGGCGGTTAAGAAAGCGCGCCGCCAAGTGGCCTGGATACTTAGAGCCGAGCCGGGAGAAATATACTTTACTTCCGGGGGCACCGAAAGCAACAACTGGGCCCTGGCCGGGACAGCTCAGGCGCGGGTAAGGCAGGGGAAGCAGCTGATAACCACCCAAGTGGAACATCCCTCGGTGCTGGAAGTCTTTCGCCGGCTGGAGGAACAAGGATTCACTGTGACCTATGTACCGGTGGATGAATACGGGCTGATAGATCTGGAGGCGTTGGCGGCGGCCCTCGGTCCGGAGACTACCCTGGTTAGTATTATGTATGTCAACAATGAGGTGGGTAGCATTATGCCGCTGGCCGATATTGCTCGTTTGCTGAAGCAAAAGGCGCCGCAGGCCGTCTGGCATGTGGATGCTGTGCAGGGCTTTGCTAAGTTGCCGCTGTTTCCTCATGATTTAGGGATCGACCTTATTTCTATCAGCGGCCATAAAATACAAGGTCCCAAGGGAGTAGGGGCCCTGTTTGTGCGTCAAGGACTGCGGGTTAAGCCCTTGATCTTAGGCGGCGGCCAGGAGAACGGTTATCGTTCGGGTACGGAGAATGTTCCCGGTATCATGGGCTTGGGTTTAGCGGCGGAACTGATGTGGGAGCGGCGGGTGGAAGCAGGAGCCCACCTGGCTGGGCTAAAAGAGAGGCTACGGCAACGCGTGCAGGCGGAAATCCCCGCCGTCTACGCTAACGGCCCCCAAGATTCCAGGGGAGCACCTCATATCTTAAACCTGTCGTTTCCGGGGGTAAAAGGGGAAGTGCTGCTCCATGCCCTGGAAGACAAAGGGATTTACGTGTCCACGGGCTCGGCCTGCTCCAGCCATCAGGCTCCCGGCAGCCATGTGCTTAAAGCTATGGGACTGGTGCCACAGCGGCTAGATGGAGCCGTGCGCTTCAGTTTCTCTCCCGACAACACCAGGGCCGAGATTGACTATACCGCCGATTGTCTCAGGGAGGTTGTACCGGAGCTGCGGCGCCTAATGCAGTAA
- a CDS encoding DedA family protein, with amino-acid sequence MSWLDAANEFLLDHGLIGLIITAFAEASFFPLPPDVILIPLSLLRPQLGFLYAAVATVASSLGGVFGALLGFYLGRPVLEYFSSQKRIDQVAGLFHRYGGWAVALAALTPIPYKVFTIAAGVFRVRLWVVLTASLAGRGLRFFLEALAVFLWGDEATSFISNYLGPATFGLAVLLILAALLRSRYHRRTR; translated from the coding sequence TTGTCTTGGCTGGATGCCGCTAACGAATTTCTGCTTGATCATGGACTAATTGGACTTATCATCACAGCTTTTGCCGAAGCATCTTTCTTTCCCTTACCTCCAGATGTAATTCTAATCCCTTTGTCCCTATTGAGGCCCCAGCTAGGCTTCCTATACGCAGCCGTGGCCACCGTCGCCTCTTCGCTGGGCGGCGTCTTTGGAGCCCTGCTTGGTTTCTATTTGGGCCGTCCGGTGCTGGAATATTTCTCTTCACAGAAACGAATTGACCAAGTAGCCGGTCTGTTTCATCGTTATGGCGGCTGGGCCGTGGCTCTGGCAGCACTGACACCGATCCCGTACAAGGTCTTTACCATCGCTGCCGGTGTCTTTCGAGTTCGGCTGTGGGTTGTCCTTACCGCTTCTTTGGCCGGACGCGGGCTACGGTTTTTTCTGGAAGCCTTGGCGGTTTTTTTGTGGGGCGATGAAGCCACCAGCTTCATCAGCAATTACTTGGGCCCGGCAACTTTTGGGCTTGCTGTTCTCTTGATCCTAGCCGCCCTACTAAGATCCCGCTACCACAGGCGAACGCGTTAG
- a CDS encoding DegV family protein has product MGAVHLVTDSTCYLPADVIAKYDIRIVPLRVNWSTESLREGVDIKGKEFFDRLRQSREVPTTSQPPAGEFASCYRELGGLGGSIVSIHISGDLSGTVSAAEAARRMLPEQDIRIIDSRITCLGLGFMVEEAAHLRAAGKTVDETVARIQELVANMTAYFMVDDLNYLRRGGRIGAAAATFGSLLQVKPILTMKDANGVINVQEKVRTQKKALARLVELTATDCTGADKVTATVLHADNLATAVQLDKVLREALPKAEIVLSEFGPVIGTHVGPGAVGIIFHTV; this is encoded by the coding sequence ATGGGAGCAGTACACTTGGTTACCGACAGCACCTGCTACCTGCCGGCGGATGTAATAGCAAAGTACGATATTAGAATTGTCCCGCTACGGGTAAACTGGAGTACAGAGTCGCTGCGGGAAGGCGTAGATATTAAGGGGAAAGAATTTTTTGACCGACTGCGCCAAAGCCGTGAAGTTCCCACTACTTCGCAACCACCGGCAGGGGAATTTGCTTCCTGCTACCGTGAGCTAGGAGGGCTGGGCGGGAGCATTGTTTCTATTCATATTTCCGGGGATCTGAGCGGAACGGTGTCGGCGGCAGAAGCAGCACGACGCATGTTACCGGAGCAGGATATTCGGATCATTGACAGCCGTATAACTTGTCTCGGCCTTGGTTTTATGGTTGAAGAAGCAGCCCACCTAAGGGCTGCCGGCAAAACAGTCGATGAAACTGTGGCCCGAATTCAGGAGCTGGTAGCCAACATGACCGCCTATTTCATGGTGGATGACCTAAATTATCTCCGCCGGGGCGGACGCATCGGAGCAGCCGCGGCCACGTTCGGTTCCTTGCTGCAAGTGAAGCCTATTTTGACCATGAAGGATGCTAACGGAGTGATTAACGTCCAAGAAAAAGTCCGCACCCAAAAGAAAGCTTTGGCCCGGCTGGTGGAGCTGACGGCCACTGATTGTACGGGAGCTGACAAAGTCACTGCTACTGTACTTCATGCCGATAATCTAGCTACGGCTGTCCAGCTAGACAAAGTACTGCGAGAGGCCTTGCCGAAGGCGGAGATTGTGTTGTCGGAGTTTGGGCCGGTTATCGGCACCCATGTGGGCCCCGGAGCGGTAGGCATTATCTTTCATACTGTCTAG
- a CDS encoding polyhydroxyalkanoate synthesis regulator, with amino-acid sequence MLRKAMLLGLGVLTMTKEALEKAVDELVKKGEVSQDEAKEALQELWDKGQQGREHLAKLIREQVDSALRTFTVVSREEFAALEARVDTLEAKLAAQEDPSLESADTKPDFDPDEVEKE; translated from the coding sequence ATGTTACGTAAGGCCATGTTATTAGGCCTAGGGGTCCTGACCATGACCAAAGAGGCGTTGGAAAAAGCCGTGGACGAACTGGTGAAAAAGGGCGAAGTGAGCCAGGACGAAGCCAAAGAGGCGTTGCAGGAACTCTGGGACAAGGGTCAACAGGGACGTGAGCATCTGGCCAAACTGATTCGGGAACAGGTAGACAGTGCCCTGAGAACATTTACCGTTGTATCTAGAGAGGAATTTGCGGCTCTAGAGGCGCGGGTGGATACCTTGGAGGCGAAACTGGCAGCCCAGGAAGACCCTAGCCTAGAGTCGGCTGATACCAAGCCGGATTTTGATCCGGACGAAGTGGAAAAGGAGTAG